A single region of the Methanobacterium formicicum genome encodes:
- a CDS encoding VOC family protein, whose product MQKIVPFLWFEDSKAEEAAKFYISIFKNSKIVNTMRYGKSGPGQEGSVMSVTFQLEGQEFYALNDNPQFKFSEALSLFVNCDTQEEIDKLWEKLKEGGMELGPGWVKDKFGLAWQIVPRLLGEYLSDSDPKKSQRVMKAMMQMYKLDIDKLKQAYEGK is encoded by the coding sequence ATGCAAAAGATTGTACCATTCTTATGGTTTGAGGATAGTAAAGCTGAAGAGGCAGCTAAGTTCTATATCTCCATTTTCAAAAATTCAAAGATAGTAAACACCATGCGATACGGGAAATCCGGCCCCGGCCAGGAAGGATCAGTTATGTCGGTTACCTTCCAGCTCGAAGGACAGGAATTTTATGCATTAAATGATAATCCCCAATTCAAATTTAGTGAAGCTTTATCTTTATTCGTGAACTGTGATACTCAGGAAGAGATTGACAAGTTGTGGGAGAAGCTCAAAGAGGGTGGAATGGAACTGGGACCCGGTTGGGTTAAGGATAAATTTGGTTTAGCCTGGCAAATCGTTCCCCGTCTTTTAGGTGAATACTTAAGTGACTCAGACCCCAAGAAATCCCAGAGGGTGATGAAGGCCATGATGCAGATGTATAAACTGGACATAGATAAGTTAAAACAGGCGTATGAAGGAAAATAA
- a CDS encoding SRPBCC family protein → MAKIKVEPGKLEILVEREFEAPRELVFKALTHPELYAQWVGPRGFSTTIETFEPRNGGFWRFIQKDQEDNEFVFHGVYHEVSPERIISTFEFEGLPEPGHVLLDTLKLKELPGNRTKLTDQSVFQSVEDRDGMMQSGMEQGIDESYERLDELLEKLKK, encoded by the coding sequence ATGGCTAAAATTAAGGTAGAACCAGGAAAACTAGAAATATTGGTAGAAAGAGAGTTTGAAGCTCCACGTGAACTTGTTTTTAAAGCATTAACCCATCCAGAACTTTATGCACAGTGGGTAGGTCCCCGTGGATTTTCCACAACCATTGAAACATTTGAACCCCGAAATGGTGGCTTCTGGCGGTTCATACAGAAAGATCAAGAGGACAATGAGTTTGTATTTCATGGAGTGTATCATGAAGTTAGTCCCGAGAGAATCATCAGCACCTTTGAGTTTGAAGGTCTTCCAGAACCAGGTCATGTACTTCTAGACACGTTAAAACTCAAAGAATTACCCGGTAACCGGACCAAATTAACTGACCAATCTGTCTTCCAATCGGTTGAGGATCGCGATGGTATGATGCAATCCGGGATGGAACAAGGGATAGATGAGTCTTATGAACGTCTGGATGAATTGCTGGAGAAGCTGAAGAAATGA
- a CDS encoding SRPBCC family protein, producing MEKLDFSIVIDAPRKKVWEVMLGKKTYPLWTAVFMPGSHFVGDWSEGSKILFLAPDESGKMSGTVFQVKENKPYEFVSIENIGMVEEGKEDITSKEATVYAGALENYTLKELNGSTEVLIEQFPVRDIPPDYKKMYQNMWQEALKKLKDLVEK from the coding sequence ATGGAAAAACTGGATTTCTCAATAGTTATAGATGCACCCCGAAAAAAAGTGTGGGAAGTGATGCTGGGAAAGAAAACATATCCCCTGTGGACTGCTGTGTTTATGCCTGGCTCCCATTTCGTGGGTGACTGGAGTGAGGGAAGTAAGATACTTTTTCTCGCACCTGATGAGTCTGGTAAGATGTCCGGCACAGTATTCCAAGTTAAAGAGAATAAGCCTTACGAATTCGTCTCAATTGAAAACATTGGCATGGTGGAGGAAGGTAAAGAAGATATTACCAGTAAAGAGGCTACAGTGTATGCTGGTGCCCTTGAAAATTACACGTTAAAAGAGTTAAATGGTTCCACTGAAGTTCTGATTGAACAGTTTCCAGTTAGGGATATACCTCCTGATTATAAAAAAATGTACCAGAACATGTGGCAG